The DNA region CCAGAAGGCGAAGAACACGCCCACCGCCCATGCCCCGGCCGCGAAGTCCGTCCCGCCGACACTGCCGCTGTGCAGGTTCTTGAACGCGTTCAGCGGGTTGATCGCGGCGGCCTGGATGTTCTCGCCGCCGTGCCCGAACACCACGATGTCGAACACGGTCAGTGCCAGCACCTCGCAGATCAGCGTGATTCCCAGCACCCGGGCCGAGAGGTGCACGTCGAAGTACGCCAGCACGCCGATCAGCACCACCATGAATAGCGCCACCCAGACCCAGTCGGGGTGGTAGCCGTACTGGCCGAGCTTCAGCACCGCGAAGTATGCGAAGCCGCCGCACAGCGAGGCCTCGAACACCGAGTACGCCACCGCCGAGGCCAGCCCGGCGGCCATGCCCAGCTCACGGCCGAGGCCGTGGCTGATGAAGCTGTAGAAGCCGCCGGCCGCCGTGACCTTGCGGGCCATGGAGACGTAACCGACCGAGAAGATGGCCAGCACCACGGTCGCGAACGCGAACCCGGCGGGCGTGCCGACGCCGTTGCCATAGCCGACCGACAGCGGCGTGTTGAACAGCATGGCCGAGATCGGCGCCGCGCCGGTCACGGTCAGGAAGAGAACGCCCATGAGGCCGACTGCGCCTCCATGGAGCTTGTGCAGGTCGTCTCGCTGCGAGACGTCCACACTTTCGACGACCGGAAGCATCCCTTCGTGATGCTCGCTGGCACCAGGATGATGCCCATGTCCTTCCACGATTCCTCCTTTGCAGAGACAGGTCCCCCCGGCGGTCAGTGCCCGGCGACCACCTCCTCGGGACGGCGCTCCGGCGCGGCCTCCCCGGCCCCCGCCAGCGCCTCGACCAGCATCCGCTCGACCGCCGCCTTCCACTCGCCCTGGCGGACGTGGACGCGGTCGGGCACGAGCCGCCGGCGCTCGATGTCGGCGTACCGGCTCTTCGCCAGCTGGTCGAACGCACCGATCGCCCGCACGACGATGCCGTAGTCGCCGGGGCCCACGAAGCTGCCGATCCAGTCGCCCGGCCGGCCCTCGTCGCTGAAGACGCCCTCCTCGACGCCCTGCCAGTAGGCGTGCTGGAACAGACACCCGGCGATGCCCTGGTCGGTCCAGCAGCCGGCCGTCACGGCCCGATCGCCCCGCTGGATGCCGCGCAGGGCGAGCTGCAGCAGCAGCCGGCCGCGCTCCGAGCCTGCCAGCACGTCGAGATCGTGGCGCAGTTGGCGCTCCTCTGCGGTCATTCCGTCACCTTCCCGGTTCGCGTTGGGCGCCGATTGTGCCACCGCGTGGCAGAGGTGACAAGGATCTCCATCGCATTCACCGCGAAGCGACCGCCGCGTCGAGCGCGCCGCGCAGCTGGTCGGGCAGCGGCGCGCCGGGAATCAGCACGCCGTCGAGCGCGGCCGTGCCGATCGTGAACGCCCAGACGCCGCGCTCCGCAAGCGCCTGGATGCGAGCCGGGGAGTCGACCGACCCGGCCGCGATCACCGGCAGCGAGGTGGCGTCGACCACCGCCTCGACGAGCGCATCGACGTCGCCGTCGTAGCGGTAGGCGAGCAGGTTGATGCCGTCGACGCCGAGCTGCTCGGCCCGCCGCGCGTCCTCGGCGATCTCGTCGATCGACCCGCGCAGGAGGCATGGATGTCCGACAATCTGCCCAACGTAGGGGAAGAAGCGAATGCCCGTGCCGGCCAGGATCTCCTGCACCGGCTCGATCAGCGTGCCGCCGATCAGGAAGTCGGGAGCGATCTCGGCAGCCGCCCGCGCGGACGCCAGCGTCGCCTCCTCGCTCTCGGACACCACCTCGAGGTGCGTGGTATGGCCATTGCGCTTGATGTCATCCATCAGGGCGGCCAGCTCCTCGCGGGGCAGGCCGACGTCCTTGCAGCCGACATGCCGGACGCCCGTGTCGGCGATCGACGCGTAGACCTCGCGCGCGTTCGGAAGGGTCTTGTCGTCGCGCGTCAGCATGAAGATGAACTCGATCACTGCCCCTCCAAGTTGTATGACAACTCGGCTATGATATCGCGCCGACCGGCGAAATGTGTGACGACTGGAGGATTCGTGCGAGCAGCCATCTGGCAGGGCCCCGGCGAGATGACGGTGGGCGACGTGCCCGACGCAACCTGTCCCGACGACGGGGTGCTGCTCCGCGTCACGGCGTGCGGCATCTGCGGCACGGACGTCCGGTCGTTCTACAACGGCGACCGCCGCATCTCGCCGCCGTGGGTGCTCGGTCACGAGATCAGCGGCGAGCTGGTCGCGATCGGCGCGCGGGCGGCCGGCGAGGTGGAGGCGCTCGGCCTCTCGGCCGGCGACCACGTTCACTGCATCTCGACGCTCTGGTGCGGCGTCTGCCGGATGTGCCGCAGCGGCAACGAGCACCTGTGCGTCCGCGGCGAGCTGATGGGGTTCGATCACCAGGGCGCGTACGCCGAGCTGGTCGCGATCCCGCAGATCGCGCTCAAGAACCTGTTCCGCATCCCCGACGGGCTGTCCGACGAGCACGCGACCTTCGCGGATCCTCTCAGTGACGCGATCTGCGGGCACAAGGACATCTCGATCGGCCTCGACGACGCCGTTGCGGTGATCGGGGCCGGCCCGGTCGGCACGGCGCATGCCGCCATCGCCCGACTGGAGGGCGCCGGCGAGGTGATGCTACTCGAGACCGCCGCCTCACGGCTCGACCTTGCGCGCGAGATCCTCGGCGACGACCGCATGCGCTACATCGACACCTCCGACGCGGACGGGATCGCGGCCGTCCGTGCTGCGACGGAGGACATCGGCGCGGACGTCGTGATCGTTGCCTGCTCGAGCGACATCGCGCAGGAGCAGGCGATGGAGATGGCCGCCCCGCGGGGACGCGTGCTGTTCTTCGGCGGCCTGCCGAAGGGCACGACGCACATGCGCTTTCCGTCCAACATCCTGCACTACCAGGAGGTGCAGGTGCACGGGTCGTACGCCTCGCGGCACCGCGACCAGGTGCATGCGCTCGACATGCTGGCCAAGGACATCGGCGGGATCCGCAACGTGGTCTCGCGCGTTGTCCCGCTCGACGACGCGCCGGTGGCGTTCCCGAGCATCCGCGCTGGCGAGGTGCTGAAGGTCGTCGTCGACCCCGCGGCGTAACGGGGCCGCCCCATGCCGAGTCGCCTCTCACTCCGCCACTCGATCGCCAGCGGCCTTCGCCGTCGCGTCGCGGCCGGCGATCTGTCGCCCGGCGAGCGGCTGCCCAGCGAGCCGGAGCTGGCGAGGACGCTGGGCGTGTCGCGAAGCTCCCTGCGGGCGGCGATCGCCCTGCTCGAGGAGGACGGCCTCGTGCAGCGGCTGCACGGATCCGGCACCTACGTCACGCACCGGCCGCTGATGCGCAACGACCTCAGCCGCAACTTCGGCGTGTCGTCGATGATCGCCTCGATGGGCCTCGAGCCGGGCACGGTCGACGAGCGCTGCGCCGGCGAGCCCGCGCCCGCGGCGGTCGCGCAGGCGCTCGGCCTCGAGCCGGGCGACGAGGTGACCGCGCTGCACCGCGTGCGGACGGCCGACGGCCGGCGCGTCGTCGACGCCACTGACTGGTGCCGGCGGGAGGTGCTTCCGCCCGCGCGGATGGCGGACCTCGGCGACGGCTCCGTGTACGACGCGCTCGCGGCCCTCGGCATGGCCGTGCACCACGGGGTCGCGACGATCTCACCGGGGTGGGCGGACGGCGAGGTGGCCGGGCGCCTGGACGTCCCCCGCGGCGCGCTGCTGCTGACGCTGTTTCAGGTGGACAGCACGGCGGACGGCCGCGTCGTGCTCGTGTCCCAGGAGCACCATCTGGCCGATGCCTTCGAGGTGACGGTGTACCGGCGCGGGCCGGGCGGCGGAGAGGACGCGTGACGGGCGAGCCGCTGGTGGTCGGCGTCGACGTCGGCTCGCAGGGCACCTGCGCGCAGGCGATCGACGGGGACGGCGCGCTGGCCGCGACCAGCTACGTGCCCCACGAGCTGTCGTATCCGCGCCCGGGGTGGGCTGAGCAGGATCCACGCTCCTGGCTGGGCGCGGTGGGACAGGCGCTGGGCGAGGTGCGCCGCGCGACCGCCGGCCGCCCGATCCTGGCCGTGTCGTTCGGCTCGCAGCTGGACGGGCTGGTCGCGGCCGACGCCGCGGGCGAGCCGACCGGCCCGGCGCTGATCTGGATGGACCGCCGCGCCGGCGAGCAGTGCGACGCCGCGGCGACCCGGCTCGACCCGGCCCGGCTGCGCCGGCTGTCGGGCTGCAATCTCGATCCCGGCCACGTGGCGGCGAAGATCGCCTGGCTCGCGCAGCACCGCCCCGAGCAGCACGCGGCGGCGCGCTGGTTCCTGCTGCCGGGGTCGTTCGTGGCCTGGCGCGCCAGCGGGGAGCCGGCTGTCGACCCGTCGAACGCGTCCAGCTCGATGCTGCTCGACATCGACACCGGTGACTGGTCACGGGAGCTCTGCGACGCCTTCGGCATCGACCCGGCATCGCTCGCGCCGGTCCATCCTCCGCACCAGGCGCTCGGCCCGGTCGCGCCCTGGCTGCGCGACGCGGCCGGCCTCGACCCCACGACGCGGGTGGTGCTGGGCTGCGGCGATGAGATGGCGGGGACGCTGGGTGCGGGTGTCATCGATCCGGGGTCGGTCTGCGACGTGATGGGCACGGCCGAGCCGGTGTGCGCCGTGACCCCCGTCCCGACACTCGATCCGGACGGCGTCACGGAGCTGCATCCGCATGCCGATCCGGA from Gaiellales bacterium includes:
- a CDS encoding alcohol dehydrogenase catalytic domain-containing protein, with protein sequence MRAAIWQGPGEMTVGDVPDATCPDDGVLLRVTACGICGTDVRSFYNGDRRISPPWVLGHEISGELVAIGARAAGEVEALGLSAGDHVHCISTLWCGVCRMCRSGNEHLCVRGELMGFDHQGAYAELVAIPQIALKNLFRIPDGLSDEHATFADPLSDAICGHKDISIGLDDAVAVIGAGPVGTAHAAIARLEGAGEVMLLETAASRLDLAREILGDDRMRYIDTSDADGIAAVRAATEDIGADVVIVACSSDIAQEQAMEMAAPRGRVLFFGGLPKGTTHMRFPSNILHYQEVQVHGSYASRHRDQVHALDMLAKDIGGIRNVVSRVVPLDDAPVAFPSIRAGEVLKVVVDPAA
- a CDS encoding FGGY family carbohydrate kinase, which encodes MTGEPLVVGVDVGSQGTCAQAIDGDGALAATSYVPHELSYPRPGWAEQDPRSWLGAVGQALGEVRRATAGRPILAVSFGSQLDGLVAADAAGEPTGPALIWMDRRAGEQCDAAATRLDPARLRRLSGCNLDPGHVAAKIAWLAQHRPEQHAAARWFLLPGSFVAWRASGEPAVDPSNASSSMLLDIDTGDWSRELCDAFGIDPASLAPVHPPHQALGPVAPWLRDAAGLDPTTRVVLGCGDEMAGTLGAGVIDPGSVCDVMGTAEPVCAVTPVPTLDPDGVTELHPHADPDGWLLENPGWLSGGAYRWFRDELGSVEAARAAATGSDVYELLNDLAAAAPAGADGVLWVPALAGATAPEWNADARAGWFGLTAAHRRAHLARALLEGNAFALRDVLEAIRAAGQEPVELVCVAGGARGDLLRKIRADVTGLPVTRPEDVETTARGAAMLAAAGCGMHASVREAAVAMAGPRLEPVLPDPECRAVYEDLYHRHRQLYAALRPMFQRAPTP
- a CDS encoding GntR family transcriptional regulator, which translates into the protein MPSRLSLRHSIASGLRRRVAAGDLSPGERLPSEPELARTLGVSRSSLRAAIALLEEDGLVQRLHGSGTYVTHRPLMRNDLSRNFGVSSMIASMGLEPGTVDERCAGEPAPAAVAQALGLEPGDEVTALHRVRTADGRRVVDATDWCRREVLPPARMADLGDGSVYDALAALGMAVHHGVATISPGWADGEVAGRLDVPRGALLLTLFQVDSTADGRVVLVSQEHHLADAFEVTVYRRGPGGGEDA